The DNA window aaccggtgttaacccggtcactggtccggtttggtgtgaacggggtgtgacaaaatcTGTTTGTTTACaatctaaaaaggggggggggggaaaccaGCACTTACAAGTTTTTGTTGACAATGCCGGCCATGTCTTTGATGTAgaccaaatatttttattttcagataGACCATTTTTTCTCTAAATATGATACTATTTTCgattcaaagaagaaaatttttaaatccaCAAGATTATAAGAGAAGGCCACCACTAGAGAGGCAAAACTGCTCTGGGTGTTTGATGAATTTCACAGAATGCACTCATTCTAGGTCAGGCTTGAATCACTTTGATGTGCACCCATCTTCCTATATAATGTTAGTCACATACAAATGGATAAAATGTTGatcaaggaagaaaagaagaacgtACCATAAATCCAGTAATATTCtgaagaaataacaaaggaatGTTACGCTGAGCACATAACTCTATGAAATGGGCTCCTTTTAGAGCAGACTCCGTAAATAATACTCCATTGTTTCCAATAACTCCAACAGGTTGTCCAAATATCCTTGCAAAACCTGTTACAAGAGTCTGCACAAAAGGTGTAAGAGTTCCTATGCCTTGAATCAACAAACAAGAACACTGCCTTAACAATCCAAGTGATTGAAAATGCCCTCACAGTGCCATACAACTTCTTGAATTCGTCAAATTCACTGCCGTCGACAATACGAGCAATTACTGATCTGATGTCCAAAGGCTGCCTGTGGTCTGTTGGTGCAATGGAACGGAGCTCCTTTGCATCATATAATGGATCTTTAAAATCAAGAAGACCATTTGACATCATTCCTTGGTTTCCAGCCATGTGCAAGTTCTTGACGATATTCCTCCCAATAGCAAGTCCATGCAGCTCATCTACAATAAAGAAACCTGGTCACATATATGATCAAGAATGCGAGTTGATTCTTTACTGTCATTGACaacaatatataaatataaattagtTGACACTTGTCTTTCCAATCAACTTCCAAAGCTTGACAATCAGGGAGAATTCACTGGATGGCTGGTTTCTTAACAAAGGGATTCAAAGAATGCATGTTACATGAAAAACATGgattctcttcctttctcattCAAGAGACTATAGGGActtacttttttccttttccagtATGGATGAGAAATGCAAAGGATCAATTTGTTTAATCTTGAAGGTGAAACTGCAGGTGTCTAGAATGAGAAACACGGTAAGCTAGTCCAATGTGGAAAATTCTTATTACTTTAAAGAAATGTGAGTatcatttgggtttttttttttttttttttttgggggggggtggttgtgGTGGGGTGTGGAGATTGAAATATGGGCTTGACATCCAAAAACTCCTCCTTTGTATCATTTGTTTTTCTTGCTTCTGTAATATTGGAACAGCATGCTCCCACCCCAGTCTTGGGCAGTTGCACAAAGACATCTGCGAACTTGTAATATGCTCCAAAGAAGGCACAAAAAGTGATTTGGCCTTTGAGATGTTCAACTATGTGCTACAAGGACAGAAAATCAGTTAAATGCCTATTCGGCCATTGATTTGGTGTTTGCAGTGTAAGAGGGGAACATATTGTGAGATGTGCTACACTAGATAATTCTGGTGcagtaagaaaaaaataatatattggTTCAGCAAAAAGTCCTGTTCACTAAAGATGTCATCAATTGGACTACTGTCAGAATATCTCACTGGACAAACATGGTTGAATTCTTAATCAGTACCTCAACATGCTCTACTCTTAGCAATTAGTTCAAGAAagcaacaccaaaaaaaaaaaaaaacttgatgaaATATTGAAGCAAGGTCATTTGCCATTGGGGCAATATCTAGAAGCAGCTCAGGAGAATCATTCACTCATTTCAGGTCTGGTGGGGAATGGGACTTGATTAGAGCATGGATTATAGATTTGTAATATCCTCTAAGAACTGGATTGGTCGAGTCTAATTCAGATACTAGCGGAATGACTTTGAAAGGGTAATGTCATAGTAGTGCCCATTGGAGATTTCCACTCCGAAAAGAAGCTATATGAGAAAACTTTTATGTGCATGGGAGCAAACTTGGAAAGCACAGTATTATATTCACAAAAGCATGCAACGAAATTTAAAACTAAACTAGTCCAAATCCAAAGTAAGAAACGGCCTCTAAAAGAAATAAACCTAAAGTGGCAAAAGGATGAAAGCAAGTACAGACACTCGATCAGACAtgatttctgaattttttttttatcagaaccAGCTTCATCAATGGTTCAGTCAATCATGAAAAGAACTAACCATCTTGAACAATGAAGTATGGGAAAAGGAAAGGAGCTGCAGATTTAAAAATCACATTGTCCATCTGAGTGGCAAAACTGACAATCTCATTGGGCTGACAAAGATTCATGGCAATGCCACTCCTTCCATTGGATCAGGATGTCTTAACAGTAGGGCTTACACAAGCTGCAACTCCAATGTCAAGCCTGCTAACACTCTTGGGCTCGATTGGGTCTGAAGTCCCAATTGAATAATAAATTCCCTCAGCATATAGATTTCCAAAACCAGGCAAGGTTTTTGATGCCCAAATTACCACACCCTGAAAAGGGACTGTCATTTCTTTTGGACACATGCATAAAGAGGCAAATTAAGTCAGTAATCACTTTGCTATGTGGAGAGTAATTTGCAGTTTATTAGCTACATTTTTCATCATCCTTGTTATGCTGACGGTTTCTCCCTTCACAGAATTGCAGGGACAAGAACCTCCATTCTTCTTTTTACTGTAGTAgaactttttcatttttcatatgGTCATGAACTCGGAGAAGCAGAGCAAGATAGAGCTGTTTAAACTGATCCATCAAGGCAACTTGTGGTGGAAGTTCAAAGCAAATCTAAATGACATTATGAATGTATAAAGTAATAAACATCAAGAAAACTACACCATAACCATGAGGAAGAGAGCAAAATAAAACAACGAGAGAATACCTTCAGCAAAATGATCAGAGACACCTGATATCTTACAATGCATGGTTGCACCGCCCAGATCCTCTGCTGAAACCTCCTCTCCTGTAGCAGCCTACCAAAATTGCTCCTTCAGATACAACCTATAGTTATAATTTAcatttccaaagaaaaaaaatccaaataacaAAGAAGGAAATCATAGAAAACATTAAGAGTTGGAACATGAAGAGTTTCTGGAGCACCAGAACTAACCTTCACTAGAGGAGGGCCAGCTAAAAATATGGTACCATTTCCTTTAACTATCACACTTTCATCAGCCATTGCAGGTATATAAGCACCTCCAGCTGTGCAAGAACCCAAAACCAGTGCAATTTGAGGAATACCCTGTGCAGACATTTGGGCTTGATTATAGAATATTTTACCAAAATTATCTCTGTCAGGAAAGACATCTGCCTGTCTTGGAAGGTTAGCACCTCCGCTGTCAACAAGATAGATGCATGGTAAGTTGCATTGGGCAGCGATTTCTTGTGCTCTAAGATGCTTTTTAACAGTAATGGGGTAATACGTTCCCCCCTTGACAGTGGGGTCATTAGCCACAAACATGCAAGGCCGTCCATGCACCAGTCCTATTCCAGTGATTATCCCTCCAGATGGTAAGGATTCTTGATACAGTTCATAGCCTGCAAGCTTCATTCACAATGTTCAAGTTAGGAACAGAAAAACCACTTGTGATAAATATTACATTCAGCAAGAACTGGAAACACCCATTGACAGAATTAACCATCATAATTCTAGAAGAAATCTTCTCTTATAAAACAAGGCCTGAATACACAGAAAGGCATTTGTCTCCCCGGGAAATGGTCTAAACAGCAATTCCGCTATATCAGGCTCATGCACTCAAAATCTGGAATAGCAAGCCCAGTAATTGCACCTATCTGACAAATCTAACCTTCTCTGATTAAATTTCTCGCCAGTTTCAATAGAAGGCTTCTACGATATTCAAATTCTATCAACTCCAATTCaatttttccaaataaaatcGGAGACATAACAACtaaaagataaaaatgatgatAAAGGAACTGGAAGCCAgtagttcaaagttcaaacctgTGAGAACTCGAGGAACGAAGAGCCAGGATCAATTAAACGATCAATCCGTTCTCTGGGAAGAAGTTTATTCCGACTCCTGTTTTTCCTTACAGCTTCAGCACCGCCCCCAGAGAGAACCTAAAACAAACGGACATGGGACACCCCATTTCAGTTAGACCCGGCTAGCACACAAAAATTGAGAACacgccagagagagagagaaccttatCGATGTGAGATTGAAGTTGGGAGATGAGTCCATCCATGGCTTCACAGTTGCGACGGAAGGCATCGGAGTTGCGGTCGATGCCGTCCGGGAGGACTCCTAAACAATACTTTCTTATCTGGAGAAGATTAACGCTGCTTCTCTCCTCAATAAACCAACTCGCTCGCTTTGCCAATACTCTCAGTCTcatcatctctccctctctctctctctctctctctctctctacatcaTATTTATACTTCTCGAATTCTTCTCAGCATTCCTATCTGATCTGTTTCTATCTCTGTGCGTGGCGATGTTGATGGAAATTGTCTTATCCGCTAAATCACAAGCGTTGGAGCTGAGTCAGCTTTACatatttttaagtttaaaaaataaCGGATCGAgtcacctcacctcacctccTCCCCTCAAACGATCCATTTTGGCAAAATCACGGCTCGTTATCTAAATCCAAAGCCAAACGAGTTTCCTTTGTCGTTGCGAGAGACGATGGAGTCTCTGTATTCCATCTCACCTTCTACGCTTACGTTCCCGTCTCGGCGACGATGTCCAAACGATGCAGTGGCGGTGCTTCGTTCGTCGTCGTGCTCACCCGTCGCCTCTCAAGAGCGAAAGCGTTCGGTTTCAACAATGGTCTCAGCCAAACCAATTACCAAGCCCAAGCCAACAACAATAACGACAGAGACAATAGAAACGACTACAAAGAAGAAGGTCCtcatctaaaccctaaaccctgaaaaCTTTGGCTTCTGAACCTTGAAGAAGAGTATGTTCTTCTTGTCTGTGACAGGTTCTGGTTCCAATTGGCCACGGCACTGAGGAAATGGAAGCTGTCATTCTAGTTGATGTTCTTCGCAGAGCTGGTGCCCATGTGGTTTTGGCCTCAGTCGAACCGGAGGTCGAGGTTGAAGCATCTTCTGGGACAAGGTTGGTTGCTGATGCCTCTATCTCAACCTGCTTAGACCAGGATTTCGACCTTATCGCTTTACCGGTCAGTAATCTTCCTGCATTCCACGTTAATCGAATTTTCTCTTCCTAGTTAGGTTTCTGCTTAAACGACCTGATCTGTACTTCTTCTTATCATCCAATTTCCTTTGTGTTGTTCACTGTATAATATCTCAGGGGGGAATGCCAGGATCTGCACGACTTAGAGACTGCGAAATCCTTAGGAAGATAACAAGCAAACAAGCTGAAGAGAAAAGGTTATACGGGGCTATTTGTGCTGCTCCTGCAGTAACTCTTCTGCCCTGGGGACTTCTCAAGAGAAAACAGGTATCtgtgttttctttattttcattgaaATTGACCTGGtattttgttgaaattttgTATCAGCCTGTATCTTAGTGGGCTCATTTGAATATAGTTTGTTTCTGTTAGACAACTTGTCATCCTGCATTTATGGACAAGCTTCCTAGATTCTGGGCTGTTAAATCTAATATTCAAGTGTCCGGAGAGCTTACAACAAGTCGAGGTCCTGGAACTGCCTTTGTGTTTGCTCTGTCCTTAGTGGAGCAGCTTTTTGGGGAGACTGTAGCCAAAGAAGTTGGAGAATGGCTGGTAAGTCTTAGAAATCTACTCTTCCTTTATATACCTTAGGGgtgtaatttttattattatacaatgaaatattttaaaCACAGTGAGAGAGAGGTCCTTATTTTGCTAGGTAGTCAAGGACATCTACAGAAATTCTAAGAATGTGTCcagttaaatttttttctgaTTGTAGTTGATGTTGCAATCGTACAGACCCCTCTGAGTCATAGAGGTCACTAAAAAACTTGAGAATGTAACAACTTTGCATGCCTGTCTACCCAGTATCCTCCCAGCACCAGGCAACTTGTCTTCTCTGCATGCACCTCCTGGAGGGTGTtctagaaaaggaagaaagggggagtgtgtgtgtgtgtgtgtgtttttttttttttttNNNNNNNNNNNNNNNNNNNNNNNNNNNNNNNNttttggggggggggattgaTTAAATATACATTAACTACATAATCCTTAGGCCCCTCAGGAAAGAAAAcagcttctctctcttctacagTTCCATATGACTCGAAATCACATACTCCTTGTGTAATCTGTCAACAAAACAATCGAAAGCCACTTGCCCAAGGGTTCAACATTAAAATTCCAGTCTTCTAATCATGAAATTGTTTGGCAGAAACTGGTGTTGGAAAGCTAATCATATTCGTCAATCACTACCTTgttgctattattattattattatttttcaacaAAGTGAATGGGTTGAATTGTTGAAATTCAGCTAATGAGGAAAGAACAAGGAGAAAAGGACTTTAAAATGGCTTACTAATGTAGATCGACCAGAGAATCTGCTGGTGGTGGATTACAACCATATTTATAAAGACCAAATAAACTGATTTTAGGACTtacagacaaaaaaaaaaacaactatcCACAACTATCCTTAAAGTTACCTGAACAAAAACTAACTTAAACTGATCAAATACTTGTTATAGAAAACTCCAAACAACATAAACTATTGACAAAGAATAACATATAAAATACTTAAATAACATTGACTCTTTGTGGACTAAACTAATTTATTTTGACAGCACATTGGACCCACACAATCTTATCTATATACTTAATCCCTTGTACAAAATTAAGATCCGAAATTTGGGGTTATAAAAGATGCCtattacatttaaaaaaaaaaaagggtgtatccGATGCATGAGGCTCTTGCCACTGTAGGGTTTGGggaaggtcataatgtacacagccttacccccgcttcgcCGAGGGGCTGTTTTTGTACCTGAACCCACAACtactaggttgcaatggaggaaccttaccgttgcaccaaggtccGCCCTCATGCCTATTACATCAGTAAACCTTAAAATAAGGAGTCTAAGGTACATAGAACCCAACAACCATGGTCAAAATAAAGTCTTCTGGGCCCGATTGACCCAATTGGAGAATCTTAACTGCATCACTTACTTTCCCATTTGCATagaacataagaaaaaaaattgttggttCACCAAAACTAAAATCCTTAGGAGAAGATCTTTGCTCTGCCAAACATGCGTACAATTGCTGTCATCTCATATCCGTTTTATTACGGTCTAACTGATGATGACTGAAAAGTcttggtttcctttatgtagcTACTGCCTGTTGATGATGGTCATCGTAGAAAGGAGGAATTCAATACGGTGGAGTGGTCTGTTGACCGTAATCCTCAGGTAAGTCGTATGCTAAGATCTCCATTACTATTTTCTGATATACAACCTGGCTACTTATCCACGGTTATTTCATGAAGTCTTACTTGAAAGCAGAGCACCATTCATACTCCTTAGCCTTGACCATCCCCAGTTGCCCCCAGTACATCAAGGGAACCTTTTTGCTAAGATTCTGAATTCTTTTAAACTGACTTTCTCTTCCTGTTTTCTGTCATGGTCTTCGTGCAACTCTCCTTTGTTTTGCCTATGATGCAGTTCAAATTAATCTTGGGGAAACTTTTTCCAAGATTCTGAATTTTTCTATCTGATTCTTCTTTTCCTGATTTCTGCCATGCAACCTTCTTccctttatattttttgggtattaGTAATAGTTTAATATACAAATATGTATAAGATTCTGGAGTTTGGTAAACAAACCTCTTGGATTATAACTAAAAAAACAGGATATTTAATTTTTCTCATAGAAAAACACATTCTGGAATCTGTGCCTCTGTGGCATTACATAGCTGAGGGTTACTCCATATGTGACTTTTGGGTGTCCATGGAAATTGTTAGAAGTTGGGAAGACGTTATGCAATGATATCATGTGGCATAAGATGCGTGCCAACTATAATTTTCTAGGGTCTCCGTGAATCTTAAAAGTATTGTCCATTTCCAATGatctatttatttgtttctataTGGTACACATCAATGCAAAATGCTACCTAAAAGCCTTTGGATGGAAGCTTCTCTTCTACAAGAGTTATTTAATTCAGCTGTTGTTCAGTGTTGTTTTAATCATATTGAATTGGGTAACAGTTTTCTTTCTCCAGACTTAAAAGCAGAGTAGCATCATTTTATGCCAATTTGTATCATGTGAGGTTTTTAAAGTTCCagaaacaaatgatttataagCTTGCTTTCTTTATTTTCGAGAATAAGCCAGAAGTTTGACACTCCGGTTGCCATCGTGTCCTTGATTTTATTTGGTTCGGTGTATACTTTTACTCTCCTCAACGAAGCTCAGTAGGATGGTACTCGACATCTATGAGATTGTTCTGTTATCCAACAATATAGCATACTCTGCCAGCTCCTTTATAAGTATGGTAACATTTTACTGACATTTAATTGGATTCTAACATCGTCACTCTGAAATTAGCATCTTCAATTATATTATTTCCCATCATTTAATGAACATGATGAGAAGTTAAGTTTGTAACTGCTACCATTTGGCACATTCTTAACTAATTTTGATGCTCTTCTTTCctaaaccctctctctcttctgtttttTCCCCCTCCTCTCAAGCCCCTCCGTTTTGTCCTTTTtgtcctttcttctctctctcaattcaCATCCAGACAAGGGATAGGTTGTCCTTGAGACACAAAGGCATATTGCTGCTGTAAATTCATGTCATGTGCACGTATTTTTGAACTATATTGGCTGCTTTGGATAGAAATGTACTTACACGATTGTGCACTGTTCCACCTGCATATATGTTCAAATTATTTGACTAAATCCAATGATATCTTCCATACTTCCATCTGCTTTTCTTTGTGTTGTTGCATTTAGTTTCCTATAGATTATATGAATTAACTGACCATTTAtctgggcttgcttctttgacATTTTGGCCTTGGCTACCTGCTCCTTAAAACCCATGTGATTTGGTCTCACTATTTAAATTTTCTTGCAGGTTCTTATTCCAGTTGCAAATGGGTCTGAAGAGATTGAAGTTGTCACAGTAGTGGATATTTTAAGACGAGCAAAAGTGGATGTCATTGTTGCTTCAGTCGAAAAGTCTTTACAGATCGTGGCATCTCAAGACACAAAAATTGTTGCTGACAAATCCATCAATAATGCTGCTGAGTCAATCTATGATTTGATCATTCTTCCGGTGAGAAAGGCATGATTATATGTCAAACAGCACAGTTACCACTGATTTTTTTGTCCATTATTTTCCTGTAAAGGCCGTCATTTGAAAGTGTGTTGAGTAGAAGCATAGAACCTTACTGGGTGAGGTGCTTGGCAAAAGCTCTAAAGCACATCAAACAAcgaatttcccttttttttttttttttgggcatgaAGATCATGTTTTGTAGTTTTTTAGAAGCGTAGGACCTTACTGGGTGATGTTCTTAGCAAGAGTTATAAAacaatctctattttttttttttaatactatatTGCAACTGGCACCTTCTGGAAAATGGAGTTTGATTCAAACACTGGAGCATCTTAACTCTCATTCTTTCTGGATACAACTTGGTGGCTGTAAATTACTGGGTCTTGCAGTTTATTGCCAATACCATGTCAACTTCGATAGAGAAATTTAACTCTTCCAATATGTTGGCCCTTTTGAGTATTCATCAAATCAACTAGTATTAACTGTCTTTTAAAGTTATTTTTCCTGATCTGTCAGAGAGTCTAAAATTGTGCTTCTACCGTATGAGTTTGGAGATATCTGTTCCATTCTACCAACCATGTCTGAAGAGGGCATCTGACCCCAAATTTTCAGGGAGGAGCTGTTGGAGCTGAGCGGCTGCACAAATCCAAGGTTCTAAAGAGGTTGCTGAAGGAACAAGAATCAGCTGGAAGGATATATGGAGCAATGTGCTCATCCCCAGTGTTCCTGCAGAAGCAAGGTTTAATCAAGGTAGTAAACAGAATTTTCTTTTGCAGTATAATTCTGAGTCCAAAACTTTTAAAACCCATGTTCTCTTCCAACAGGATAAAAGAGCCACAGCTCATCCATCAGTTATAAGCAAGCTTACCAACCAAATTGTTGATGGTGCTGGAGTTGTTATTGACGGTAAACTGATCACAAGCAGAGGACTAGCCACGGTAACAGATTTTGCCTTGGCAATCGTGAGTAAGCTTTATGGTCATGCAAGGGCAAGAAGTGTCGCTGAAGGACTTGTTTTTGAGTATCCAAGAAACTAGAAAGACCTGTCTGCTAGCATTGTAGAAAATGGATAGACATGTTTTTGGAGATGCTTCAACTTCCAGAAAGGAAAGTCTTATAAAGTCCCTGATGCGGCGATACCCCATAACATACGAAGGAGAATAACTTATTGGGGTTGTCAAAAACTGGTTTGGAGCTGTTTATAAAGTCACAGAAGATGTTGCTGCTGCTTGGCTTCAAGCTGATTGATCTAAGTCTGCATTATAATGTCCCTACACTAAGATACTGACATACGGTTCCTTCAACTTGTGCTCACTTTTGACATGGACACTGGTATGTTTTTCCACTTGAATATAGATATGATGGGTTTCTTCCATAATCCAGAAGACACTTAGCCATATGgccaaaaagaaaatgattgcAGGTAAGATTAGAAAATCTTAagcttaatatttatttaatattgaATTAACTATACTATTCTGATATATCCAAAGGCTTAATGAAATCCTTTTCATACGGAGTTTGATATGTGTTTTAGTTCATTTGGATTGGTTGAGCTCTTGTGGGGATATCTCTTTCATTGAAATCCTTTTCATTCAGTAGTTTGACATGTGTTGTTTTTTTTATGCCAGAAAGCATTTTGGAAGATCACATCACACTTCTGATTCAAGATgttcaagaaattttttaaGTTTGTCCTGTAAAGCAGGATTTTGTAGTTGATCTTCTGTTCTTTTGTCTCTAAGATCTTGTTGAAGgaaacaaattttatttttccttgaatTGAGCTTTTTTAAGGCTAATTGTTTGAGAAGGTTGACATCTCTTTGGATCGGTTTATTTCAGAATTCAACTGTAGCTGTTTGTCCTAGAATGTTGGCAACTAGACCATTTGAATCAACAGAGAAATTGATAGATTAATGTTAAGAAAGGTGTTCCTAAAATTAGTATCTGATTAATATCTTTTGACTATGATAGAAGTAGTTTTGACAGTTGACACAGCTACTTTTGGTATTTAATATGTGCGTTGAATAATTTGTAATTGATTCTTAGTTTTTATCCATTGCTGAACTAGGACTCTCAGCAGTCTTCTCGAAACATTTGGTTGGAAAGATCCTCACTGCTATGAAGTTGAGATCTGTTCCAGAATCAACAAGAATTATCAGTTATACTGAGCAAGTTT is part of the Macadamia integrifolia cultivar HAES 741 chromosome 9, SCU_Mint_v3, whole genome shotgun sequence genome and encodes:
- the LOC122089089 gene encoding protein DJ-1 homolog C isoform X2, whose protein sequence is MESLYSISPSTLTFPSRRRCPNDAVAVLRSSSCSPVASQERKRSVSTMVSAKPITKPKPTTITTETIETTTKKKVLVPIGHGTEEMEAVILVDVLRRAGAHVVLASVEPEVEVEASSGTRLVADASISTCLDQDFDLIALPGGMPGSARLRDCEILRKITSKQAEEKRLYGAICAAPAVTLLPWGLLKRKQTTCHPAFMDKLPRFWAVKSNIQVSGELTTSRGPGTAFVFALSLVEQLFGETVAKEVGEWLLLPVDDGHRRKEEFNTVEWSVDRNPQVLIPVANGSEEIEVVTVVDILRRAKVDVIVASVEKSLQIVASQDTKIVADKSINNAAESIYDLIILPGGAVGAERLHKSKVLKRLLKEQESAGRIYGAMCSSPVFLQKQGLIKDKRATAHPSVISKLTNQIVDGAGVVIDGKLITSRGLATVTDFALAIVSKLYGHARARSVAEGLVFEYPRN
- the LOC122089089 gene encoding protein DJ-1 homolog C isoform X1, which produces MESLYSISPSTLTFPSRRRCPNDAVAVLRSSSCSPVASQERKRSVSTMVSAKPITKPKPTTITTETIETTTKKKVLVPIGHGTEEMEAVILVDVLRRAGAHVVLASVEPEVEVEASSGTRLVADASISTCLDQDFDLIALPGGMPGSARLRDCEILRKITSKQAEEKRLYGAICAAPAVTLLPWGLLKRKQTTCHPAFMDKLPRFWAVKSNIQVSGELTTSRGPGTAFVFALSLVEQLFGETVAKEVGEWLLLPVDDGHRRKEEFNTVEWSVDRNPQVLIPVANGSEEIEVVTVVDILRRAKVDVIVASVEKSLQIVASQDTKIVADKSINNAAESIYDLIILPVRKGGAVGAERLHKSKVLKRLLKEQESAGRIYGAMCSSPVFLQKQGLIKDKRATAHPSVISKLTNQIVDGAGVVIDGKLITSRGLATVTDFALAIVSKLYGHARARSVAEGLVFEYPRN
- the LOC122089088 gene encoding methylcrotonoyl-CoA carboxylase beta chain, mitochondrial-like isoform X2 encodes the protein MMRLRVLAKRASWFIEERSSVNLLQIRKYCLGVLPDGIDRNSDAFRRNCEAMDGLISQLQSHIDKVLSGGGAEAVRKNRSRNKLLPRERIDRLIDPGSSFLEFSQLAGYELYQESLPSGGIITGIGLVHGRPCMFVANDPTVKGGTYYPITVKKHLRAQEIAAQCNLPCIYLVDSGGANLPRQADVFPDRDNFGKIFYNQAQMSAQGIPQIALVLGSCTAGGAYIPAMADESVIVKGNGTIFLAGPPLVKAATGEEVSAEDLGGATMHCKISGVSDHFAEDELHGLAIGRNIVKNLHMAGNQGMMSNGLLDFKDPLYDAKELRSIAPTDHRQPLDIRSVIARIVDGSEFDEFKKLYGTTLVTGFARIFGQPVGVIGNNGVLFTESALKGAHFIELCAQRNIPLLFLQNITGFMVPKITIIIGGSFGAGNYGMCGRAYSPDFLFMWPTARISVMGGPQAAGVLAQIERSNKKRQGVEWSQEDEEKFKARVVEAYEREGSPYYSTARLWDDGIIDPVDTRKVLGLCLSASVKHVPEETKYGVFRM
- the LOC122089088 gene encoding methylcrotonoyl-CoA carboxylase beta chain, mitochondrial-like isoform X1, which encodes MMRLRVLAKRASWFIEERSSVNLLQIRKYCLGVLPDGIDRNSDAFRRNCEAMDGLISQLQSHIDKVLSGGGAEAVRKNRSRNKLLPRERIDRLIDPGSSFLEFSQLAGYELYQESLPSGGIITGIGLVHGRPCMFVANDPTVKGGTYYPITVKKHLRAQEIAAQCNLPCIYLVDSGGANLPRQADVFPDRDNFGKIFYNQAQMSAQGIPQIALVLGSCTAGGAYIPAMADESVIVKGNGTIFLAGPPLVKAATGEEVSAEDLGGATMHCKISGVSDHFAEDELHGLAIGRNIVKNLHMAGNQGMMSNGLLDFKDPLYDAKELRSIAPTDHRQPLDIRSVIARIVDGSEFDEFKKLYGTTLVTGFARIFGQPVGVIGNNGVLFTESALKGAHFIELCAQRNIPLLFLQNITGFMVGSRSEASGIAKAGAKMVMAVSCAKVPKITIIIGGSFGAGNYGMCGRAYSPDFLFMWPTARISVMGGPQAAGVLAQIERSNKKRQGVEWSQEDEEKFKARVVEAYEREGSPYYSTARLWDDGIIDPVDTRKVLGLCLSASVKHVPEETKYGVFRM